Within the Actinomycetota bacterium genome, the region AATCCGGCGGAGCCTCGACGAATACCTGATCGGTGCGATTCCGCTCGAGGAGGACCCTCTCATGGAGATGATAGGGCTCCTGCCTGAAGACAATGATTCTCCTGCCGATGGCTCAGTGAATCACGACTTTTATCTTGCAAAGTGGGAGCGGGAAGGTTGGGCGGAGTGACAGCCCTGTCGCTACCGCCCCTCTTCATTGATTCCGGTGGCTGGATTGCTCTCAATGACCCCCGTGATAGTCAAAATAGTGCAGCGAGCCGGTTTTATAGAGACCAGGCGTTCAGCAGGTACAGCCATATTGTCACTACAAATCTGATTGTAGCCGAGACACATGCCTATCTGCTCAAGGCAGGCGCCGCGTCTTATGGTCTCAAGTATCTATCACTGATAAATTCCAGCACCCGCGTTAGTGTTATTCACTCGACAGTGGAGCTGGAGGAAGCGGCTTTTAAACTTCTTGGCAAGTACAAGGACCAGGATTTCACCCTATGCGACGCTGTCAGTTTTTCGGTTATGAAGGAACTGGGCATCAATGATGCTTTTGCCTTCGACTCGCATTTTGAGACCGCCGGATTTCGCCGTTTGCCAAAGTAGCAGAAATAGTTGATCAGGGGCATACTCTCCGATCTGGGTTCGGTCCTTTTTCCGATCCGGTGTGTGCACTGCGGACGTGCTGGGGGCTGGCTTTGTCCCGACTGCTTCACGAAGCTCTCGCCACTCGGGCTGCGCGTCTGCCGGCATTGCGGCCGGCCGTCGCCACCACCGGAACATTCCGGCACAGGTGGAAAACCGGGCCGCTGTCCCGAATGCCGCGGCTGCGAGTTTCACTTCCGCAGCGCACGCGCTGCCTTCACTTTTGAGGGTCCCGCCCGCAGGCTGGTCCACCGGCTCAAGTAC harbors:
- a CDS encoding type II toxin-antitoxin system VapC family toxin; the protein is MGGVTALSLPPLFIDSGGWIALNDPRDSQNSAASRFYRDQAFSRYSHIVTTNLIVAETHAYLLKAGAASYGLKYLSLINSSTRVSVIHSTVELEEAAFKLLGKYKDQDFTLCDAVSFSVMKELGINDAFAFDSHFETAGFRRLPK